A stretch of the Sorangium aterium genome encodes the following:
- a CDS encoding fibrinogen-like YCDxxxxGGGW domain-containing protein, whose translation MSLGRGSVAGACCAAIVLLAAVSACSTRVRRFGDGDAGGGGSASASSAGGGSAASTGEGGSAGSADGGASASSGGGGCEPGRQEACYEAAPATLNRGPCRAGMKICDDEGNGFGPCAGEVLPAAERCDTAEDEDCDGAVNAGCVYARCADVPRGLPSGVYTLDLDGAGRDPEFPVVCDLETAGGGWALVYNSVGSAEGTTLAFWDIPYAERLGTKGEPALTRNFYRGSLYLVGREYRDEIEDIEGTVAEVLRATAEGIDTTTMKFLHPLHRSGDADVFFSHFLSGWSSPDHDGDTAPDNNCAVESLNVTQHYAQCWDYNLGADGDAPFDDGGWGPHLGTHVADQVGLANDDTRYTRVRRISRWTRW comes from the coding sequence ATGTCGCTCGGCCGAGGTTCGGTCGCAGGAGCCTGCTGCGCAGCCATCGTGTTGCTCGCCGCCGTGTCGGCCTGCTCGACCAGGGTGCGGAGGTTCGGAGACGGCGACGCCGGAGGCGGCGGGAGCGCCTCGGCGTCGAGCGCCGGCGGCGGCTCGGCCGCGAGCACCGGCGAGGGCGGCTCGGCCGGGAGCGCCGATGGCGGCGCCTCGGCGTCGAGCGGCGGGGGCGGGTGCGAGCCCGGCCGCCAGGAGGCCTGTTACGAAGCGGCGCCGGCCACGTTGAACCGCGGACCCTGCCGCGCCGGCATGAAGATCTGCGACGACGAAGGGAACGGGTTCGGCCCGTGCGCCGGAGAGGTGCTGCCCGCCGCCGAGCGCTGCGACACCGCCGAGGACGAGGACTGCGACGGCGCGGTCAACGCGGGGTGCGTCTACGCCCGGTGCGCCGACGTCCCCCGCGGCCTGCCGAGCGGCGTGTACACCCTCGATCTGGACGGGGCCGGGAGAGATCCGGAGTTCCCCGTGGTGTGCGATCTGGAGACGGCCGGTGGAGGGTGGGCGCTCGTCTACAACAGCGTTGGTTCGGCGGAGGGAACGACGCTGGCGTTCTGGGACATCCCGTACGCCGAGCGGCTCGGGACCAAGGGCGAACCGGCGCTCACGCGGAACTTCTACAGGGGCTCTCTCTACCTCGTCGGCCGGGAGTACCGCGATGAGATCGAGGACATCGAGGGCACCGTCGCGGAGGTCCTGCGCGCGACCGCCGAAGGCATCGACACGACGACCATGAAGTTCCTCCACCCCCTGCACCGCTCCGGGGACGCCGACGTCTTCTTCTCCCATTTCCTCTCGGGGTGGTCGTCGCCCGACCACGACGGTGACACGGCCCCGGACAATAACTGCGCGGTCGAATCCCTGAACGTCACGCAGCACTACGCGCAGTGCTGGGACTACAACCTCGGCGCGGACGGGGACGCACCGTTCGACGACGGCGGCTGGGGTCCCCACCTCGGCACGCACGTCGCGGACCAGGTCGGCCTCGCGAACGACGATACGCGGTATACCCGCGTGCGGCGAATCTCGCGCTGGACACGGTGGTGA
- a CDS encoding serine/threonine-protein kinase, whose amino-acid sequence MPETPRSEETLGSALIEDLTVPRLGAPAAQPMEELSSSALTEDIEAIEAAAAGGAGGDPLIGSLISGRYRVHELIGEGGMGAVYRGEQVHLRKQVAIKLLRPLARRMPELVVRFEREAVAGAHIRHPNVVAAIDFGQLDDASFFLVLEYVEGTPLKEAIAGGRLPPARALRIARQIASALAATHEKGIVHRDVKPQNVLLDAHDQVRLIDFGLAKVNVDLLSSQSRKTAAPTPALTSAGEVFGTLAYLAPEALRGMDAVDARADLYALGLMLYEMLTGQHPFGTKNVVERLKQQGPEGPPALRARAPDLEVPYEVEQAVMRLMEQDPSFRFQTAADAIAALDEGLAAITRAAAPAGGGIAAAGQAPSGGAIAASGAAAGATTAAGPGAAAGPSIAAGPSIAAGPSTAPGQATAGGAAEQAANAAPRAQAPSAWPGPRATLLARAHRRPTASPGWVPLAAALSALAALAIGVALWLVVRRPATTTETPALASHLPPALAAPPPPASASAAPEDDARGAPSPRAQLSRAVATRNWVLGARALLALAEADPELALSRGLREEVLSTVAGIGFEEDNPAADEVFDLLTNRLGSGGLDVLLDLVRARGGTKAARRASEILARPDVMARATPALRVLFAFRRASCGGKRALFGRAAAEGDERMLFELQVLHGARCRRNDPCCFRDDKAIADAIQQLKTRLGT is encoded by the coding sequence ATGCCGGAGACGCCGCGATCCGAAGAGACGCTCGGCTCGGCCTTGATCGAGGACCTCACGGTCCCGAGGCTCGGCGCGCCGGCCGCGCAGCCCATGGAGGAGCTCTCGAGCTCGGCGCTCACCGAGGACATCGAGGCGATCGAGGCGGCGGCGGCCGGGGGCGCGGGCGGCGACCCGCTGATCGGGAGCCTGATCTCGGGGCGCTACCGCGTCCACGAGCTCATCGGCGAGGGCGGGATGGGCGCCGTCTACCGGGGCGAGCAGGTGCACCTCCGCAAGCAGGTCGCGATCAAGCTGCTCCGGCCCCTCGCCCGGCGGATGCCGGAGCTCGTGGTGCGGTTCGAGCGCGAGGCCGTCGCGGGAGCGCACATCCGGCACCCGAACGTCGTCGCCGCGATCGACTTCGGTCAGCTGGACGACGCGTCGTTCTTCCTCGTCCTCGAGTACGTCGAGGGGACGCCGCTCAAGGAGGCGATCGCGGGGGGACGGCTCCCGCCCGCGCGGGCGCTCCGCATCGCGCGCCAGATCGCGTCGGCGCTCGCGGCGACGCACGAGAAGGGCATCGTCCACCGGGACGTGAAGCCCCAGAACGTGCTGCTCGACGCGCACGATCAGGTCAGGCTCATCGATTTCGGGCTCGCGAAGGTGAACGTCGATCTCCTGTCCAGCCAGAGCCGCAAGACGGCGGCGCCGACCCCCGCCCTGACGAGCGCCGGCGAGGTCTTCGGCACGCTCGCGTACCTCGCGCCGGAGGCGCTGCGCGGGATGGACGCGGTGGACGCGCGCGCGGATCTGTATGCGCTCGGGCTCATGCTCTACGAGATGCTCACCGGACAGCACCCGTTCGGCACGAAGAACGTGGTGGAGCGGCTCAAGCAGCAGGGGCCGGAAGGTCCGCCGGCCCTCCGCGCGCGCGCTCCGGATCTGGAGGTGCCCTACGAGGTCGAGCAGGCCGTGATGCGGCTCATGGAGCAGGATCCGTCGTTCCGTTTCCAGACGGCGGCCGACGCCATCGCGGCGCTCGATGAGGGGCTCGCGGCGATCACGCGCGCCGCGGCGCCGGCAGGGGGCGGGATCGCCGCGGCTGGCCAGGCCCCATCGGGCGGGGCCATCGCGGCGAGCGGGGCCGCCGCGGGAGCCACCACCGCGGCGGGCCCGGGCGCCGCGGCTGGCCCGAGCATCGCGGCGGGTCCGAGCATCGCGGCGGGCCCGAGCACCGCGCCGGGCCAGGCCACGGCGGGCGGGGCCGCCGAGCAGGCTGCGAACGCGGCGCCCAGGGCTCAGGCGCCGTCTGCCTGGCCGGGGCCCCGGGCGACCTTGCTCGCGCGCGCGCACCGCCGGCCCACGGCCTCGCCGGGCTGGGTGCCCCTCGCGGCGGCGCTCTCGGCGCTGGCGGCGCTCGCGATCGGCGTCGCGCTCTGGCTCGTCGTCCGGCGGCCCGCAACGACCACGGAGACGCCCGCGCTCGCCTCCCATCTCCCGCCGGCGCTGGCAGCGCCGCCCCCTCCCGCCTCGGCGAGCGCGGCGCCCGAGGACGACGCCCGCGGCGCCCCGAGCCCGCGCGCGCAGCTCAGCCGGGCTGTGGCGACCAGGAACTGGGTGCTCGGGGCGCGGGCGCTGCTGGCCCTCGCGGAGGCCGATCCGGAGCTCGCCCTGAGCAGGGGCCTGCGCGAAGAGGTGCTCTCCACCGTGGCGGGCATCGGGTTCGAGGAGGACAACCCGGCGGCGGACGAGGTCTTCGACCTGCTCACGAACCGGCTCGGCAGCGGCGGGCTGGACGTGCTGCTCGACCTCGTGCGCGCGCGCGGAGGCACCAAGGCGGCCCGGCGCGCCAGCGAGATCCTGGCCCGGCCCGACGTGATGGCGCGCGCGACCCCCGCGCTCCGCGTCCTCTTCGCGTTCCGCAGGGCCAGCTGCGGCGGCAAGCGGGCGCTCTTCGGCCGCGCCGCGGCCGAGGGGGACGAGCGCATGCTCTTCGAGCTCCAGGTGCTGCACGGCGCGCGGTGCAGGCGGAACGATCCGTGCTGCTTCCGCGACGACAAGGCGATCGCCGACGCGATTCAGCAGCTGAAGACGCGCCTCGGGACGTGA
- a CDS encoding serine/threonine-protein kinase — MERAAPAIEGFSLLGPLGHGGFSDVWAAQQDCDGAPVAIKVGRHAAWNLRERFRREAALLERVGVPHAPQLVGCGELPGGQPYLVMERLFGQTLAEELAVLRAPPDPDRAAGRADAILAVIEAAHARGVIHRDLKPENLFLLGSSDRAVLLDFGLARPAEGGEPPDAPAGATRAGDIVGTPEYMAPELLRGDASRSDARADIYAFGVILFELLTLRPPFVGGETAVEHGHLALRPPRPSDLVDVPEGLEALTLACLAKDPSRRPDSAAALRRTLHALRARPRADSIPPPSAPRSQRQGDGAAAAVAEGLQPVALLFAEGGAGPVIAAIGGRRGFVARQRGQRCLAVFSARDVDDPARAALAAARDLALSGGARVALHLASVRLRRIAGGLHAAYGAPVERPEAWLPAEPWGGLAMTEEFERALPDDELAPTPPGDPESLREPALLGRDDVLSALAASATDAFDGTCPGLFTLIGDAGLGKTRLAAEAASIAGVPVPDVRVVAVRALHPIHGGAAQAVRALLCVALDAPRESPGDPRQFCVERLGETLGGATWEAVAAALGWAGPRGGRLAGEARNGLMLALAEALRRGARRGPLAVILDDADQADDVLLDALEYATLDGEGTPLWVVVTARPRFEQARPSWGQRNQRHTRVTLAPLAEEAAMDLASRLLLPAEYPPAEILRRLADWAGGNPDCLRQLVRSLKRAGVVRRRAGGGSYVATAEVEALPPAPAWQWLAAQRLDDLPPELATCARVCSALGMSFDRAELEAVLDGLERAGGAGAMVDAGFGLAALVERRILLRDGEGRGGGVDDRHAFQNAVLQEAVYEMLDPAHRAAIHRSALAYWRAQVAAGSTGGLRALARHAAVCGERAEAADAYLALGDLASARHDAVEADRRYDAALQIAEQGDAPRRARALAGRGRSRYRMCRVREARSDFGDALALAEALGDAQARASLLLEDATVLDWAFEFEASARRVEEARPLVDAHAHAQGSPELALRLRVAEARTSWRRGRTEEAIAELTACADRAAASGDYDARVPALIMLSFQLASAGRREDAERASDDLIALVTAAGDRFHLCGAYINRIALWAWRWSLPGAVGDLRRAVDLAREIGNPWLEKMASYNVAVLLHWSDRQREALALVRRARWLEEQASERPMPQTAMLLAQIHLALDEYEQASQLVLWIQRSCALEPGDLTEYGLLELVLSEVGLRPEPPSSLAWSEAIQRAKDQSIAEQTLMFLYWRARMALRRGHAREAEEALASAREHRGDSPLWLSRFVELERNLEETSRTPDVRPAVSQ; from the coding sequence GTGGAGCGCGCGGCGCCCGCGATCGAGGGCTTCTCGCTGCTCGGTCCGCTCGGTCATGGCGGCTTCTCCGACGTATGGGCCGCGCAGCAGGACTGCGATGGAGCGCCGGTCGCCATCAAGGTGGGGAGGCACGCGGCGTGGAACCTGCGCGAGCGGTTCCGGCGGGAGGCCGCGCTGCTCGAGCGCGTCGGCGTGCCGCACGCCCCGCAGCTGGTCGGTTGCGGCGAGCTCCCCGGGGGGCAGCCCTATCTCGTGATGGAGCGGCTCTTCGGCCAGACCCTCGCCGAGGAGCTGGCGGTGCTGCGCGCGCCGCCCGATCCGGACCGCGCCGCCGGGCGCGCGGACGCGATCCTCGCCGTGATCGAGGCGGCGCACGCGCGCGGCGTCATCCACCGCGATCTCAAGCCGGAGAACCTCTTCCTGCTCGGCTCGAGCGACCGCGCGGTGCTGCTCGATTTCGGCCTGGCGAGGCCCGCCGAAGGCGGCGAGCCGCCGGACGCGCCGGCAGGCGCGACGCGCGCCGGCGACATCGTGGGGACGCCGGAGTACATGGCTCCGGAGCTGCTCCGGGGCGACGCCTCGCGGAGCGACGCGCGCGCGGACATCTACGCGTTCGGCGTGATCCTGTTCGAGCTGCTCACCCTGCGCCCGCCGTTCGTCGGGGGCGAGACCGCCGTCGAGCACGGCCACCTGGCGCTGCGCCCGCCGCGCCCGAGCGATCTCGTGGACGTCCCCGAGGGGCTTGAGGCGCTGACGCTCGCCTGCCTCGCCAAGGACCCGAGCCGCCGCCCGGACAGCGCCGCCGCGCTCCGGCGCACCCTGCACGCCCTGCGCGCGCGGCCTCGCGCCGACTCGATCCCGCCTCCGTCCGCGCCGCGATCGCAGCGGCAGGGCGACGGCGCCGCGGCGGCCGTCGCCGAGGGGCTGCAGCCGGTCGCGCTGCTCTTCGCGGAGGGCGGCGCCGGGCCGGTGATCGCGGCGATCGGCGGCCGCCGAGGGTTCGTCGCGCGGCAGCGCGGGCAGCGCTGCCTCGCCGTGTTCTCCGCGAGGGACGTCGACGATCCAGCCCGCGCCGCGCTGGCCGCGGCGCGCGATCTCGCGCTGAGCGGCGGCGCGCGCGTGGCGCTGCACCTCGCCAGCGTGCGCCTGCGCAGGATCGCCGGCGGGCTGCACGCCGCCTACGGCGCGCCGGTCGAGCGCCCCGAGGCGTGGTTGCCGGCCGAGCCCTGGGGCGGCCTCGCGATGACCGAGGAGTTCGAGCGCGCGCTACCCGACGACGAGCTCGCCCCCACGCCGCCAGGCGACCCGGAGAGCCTGCGCGAGCCGGCGCTGCTCGGCCGCGACGACGTGCTCTCGGCGCTCGCGGCCAGCGCGACCGACGCCTTCGACGGGACGTGCCCCGGCCTGTTCACGCTCATCGGCGACGCCGGTCTCGGCAAGACGCGCCTCGCGGCCGAGGCGGCCAGCATCGCCGGCGTGCCGGTCCCGGACGTGCGCGTGGTGGCCGTGCGCGCGCTCCACCCCATCCACGGCGGCGCCGCGCAGGCCGTGCGCGCGCTCCTCTGCGTCGCGCTCGACGCGCCGCGGGAGAGCCCCGGAGATCCGCGGCAGTTCTGCGTGGAGCGGCTCGGTGAGACGCTCGGCGGCGCGACGTGGGAGGCCGTCGCCGCGGCGCTCGGCTGGGCCGGGCCCCGCGGCGGGCGCCTGGCCGGGGAGGCCCGCAACGGCCTGATGCTGGCGCTCGCCGAGGCGCTCCGCCGCGGGGCGCGCCGCGGCCCCCTCGCCGTGATCCTCGACGACGCCGACCAGGCGGACGACGTCCTGCTCGACGCGCTCGAGTACGCCACGCTCGACGGCGAGGGCACCCCCCTCTGGGTGGTCGTGACCGCGCGCCCTCGCTTCGAGCAGGCCCGTCCCAGCTGGGGTCAGCGCAACCAGCGCCACACCCGCGTGACGCTCGCGCCCCTCGCGGAGGAGGCGGCGATGGATCTCGCCTCGCGCCTGCTCTTGCCGGCCGAGTACCCGCCGGCGGAGATCCTCCGCCGGCTGGCCGACTGGGCGGGGGGCAACCCGGATTGCCTGCGGCAGCTCGTCCGCTCGCTCAAGCGCGCGGGCGTCGTGCGCCGGCGCGCCGGCGGCGGCTCGTACGTGGCGACCGCGGAGGTCGAGGCGCTGCCGCCGGCGCCGGCGTGGCAATGGCTCGCGGCGCAGCGGCTCGACGATCTGCCGCCGGAGCTCGCGACGTGCGCCCGGGTCTGCTCGGCGCTCGGCATGTCGTTCGATCGCGCCGAGCTCGAGGCGGTGCTGGACGGCCTGGAGCGCGCGGGCGGCGCCGGAGCGATGGTCGACGCGGGCTTCGGGCTCGCGGCCCTGGTCGAGCGGCGGATCCTGCTGCGCGACGGCGAGGGCCGCGGCGGCGGCGTGGACGACCGGCACGCGTTCCAGAACGCGGTCCTCCAGGAGGCGGTCTACGAGATGCTCGACCCGGCGCACCGGGCCGCGATCCACCGGAGCGCCCTCGCGTACTGGCGGGCGCAGGTGGCGGCCGGCTCGACCGGCGGCCTCCGCGCGCTCGCGCGCCACGCGGCCGTGTGCGGCGAGCGCGCCGAGGCGGCCGACGCCTACCTCGCGCTCGGCGATCTCGCGTCCGCGCGGCACGACGCCGTCGAGGCCGACCGGCGCTACGACGCCGCGCTCCAGATCGCCGAGCAAGGCGACGCGCCCCGGCGCGCGCGCGCGCTCGCGGGCCGCGGCAGGAGCCGGTACCGCATGTGCCGCGTCCGGGAGGCGCGGAGCGATTTCGGCGACGCGCTCGCGCTGGCCGAGGCGCTCGGCGACGCGCAGGCGAGGGCGAGCCTCCTGCTCGAGGACGCTACCGTGCTCGACTGGGCCTTCGAGTTCGAGGCGTCGGCGCGCCGGGTGGAGGAGGCGCGGCCGCTCGTCGACGCGCACGCGCACGCGCAGGGCTCGCCCGAGCTCGCGCTGCGCCTCCGGGTCGCCGAGGCCCGCACCTCGTGGCGGCGGGGGAGGACCGAGGAGGCCATCGCGGAGCTCACCGCGTGCGCCGATCGCGCCGCGGCGTCGGGAGACTACGACGCGCGTGTCCCTGCGTTGATCATGCTGTCGTTCCAGCTCGCGAGCGCAGGCCGCCGCGAGGACGCCGAGCGCGCCTCCGACGACCTGATCGCCCTGGTCACGGCGGCCGGCGATCGATTTCACCTCTGCGGGGCGTACATCAACCGCATCGCGCTGTGGGCCTGGCGGTGGTCGCTGCCGGGCGCGGTCGGCGACCTGCGCCGCGCCGTCGATCTCGCGCGCGAGATCGGCAATCCGTGGCTGGAGAAGATGGCCTCGTACAACGTCGCCGTGCTGCTGCACTGGAGCGACAGGCAGCGCGAGGCGCTCGCGCTCGTGCGGCGCGCCCGATGGCTGGAAGAGCAGGCCTCCGAGCGCCCGATGCCCCAGACGGCGATGCTGCTCGCGCAGATCCACCTCGCGCTCGACGAGTACGAGCAGGCGAGCCAGCTGGTGCTGTGGATCCAGCGATCCTGCGCTCTCGAGCCGGGCGATCTCACGGAGTACGGCTTGCTCGAGCTCGTGCTCTCCGAGGTCGGGCTCCGGCCGGAACCTCCGTCCTCTCTCGCGTGGAGCGAGGCGATCCAGCGGGCGAAAGACCAGTCGATCGCCGAGCAGACGCTGATGTTCCTTTACTGGCGTGCTCGCATGGCGCTCCGTCGCGGACACGCGCGTGAGGCGGAGGAGGCGCTCGCGAGCGCGCGGGAGCACCGCGGGGACAGCCCCCTGTGGCTGTCCCGCTTCGTCGAGCTGGAGCGCAACCTCGAGGAGACATCGCGGACGCCGGACGTTCGTCCAGCTGTATCGCAGTGA
- a CDS encoding serine/threonine-protein kinase, with amino-acid sequence MKNPGQNDELLPAAPPADAPATGEPPLVTSRTWKQHTPDTRDREDAGPGAPRAATLRAGEYLLDGVIAEGGFGVVHRAVHAASKAPAAVKIMHADLISRADVVLRFQREVDAIGRIRHPNVVEILDVGRLDDGRPYFAMELLQGRSLEQHLFARGRLSADEALAILDPLCGALAAVHALGIIHRDVKPSNVILCERGGELRVVLLDFGIAKLLGATDLSLTSSRHVVGTPAFMSPEQLLNRPVDMRTDVYALGALLYTMIAGSMPFLATTYPVLRHLHLHQAPPRPSLHAPVDPAFDDIVVRAMSKDPAGRHPDVAAFLGDVRAATARIARTGAVEAGHIRRLAIGLLVEVLAESRALEAPTDAFLADFEAVVPDAVAALAPSGFSPLAITSTSVLLAAPFRRDERGTDEARHRAIAAAIALHTRLAGPGQRDPRISVRFCLHAGDAVLTEDGVLVGGNLLELSSCLPETAEPGVYASPAMLDGVAFLSHRVPGAAGATIPMRRVFVRSPGRAAAPA; translated from the coding sequence ATGAAGAACCCTGGCCAGAACGATGAGCTGCTTCCCGCCGCGCCGCCGGCCGACGCCCCCGCGACGGGCGAACCCCCGTTGGTCACGTCGCGGACATGGAAACAACACACGCCCGACACACGCGATCGCGAGGACGCCGGCCCGGGCGCCCCGCGCGCCGCGACGCTGCGGGCAGGCGAGTACCTCCTCGACGGCGTCATCGCCGAGGGGGGGTTCGGCGTCGTCCACCGCGCGGTGCACGCGGCGAGCAAGGCGCCGGCGGCGGTCAAGATCATGCACGCCGACCTGATCTCGCGCGCCGACGTGGTGCTCCGCTTCCAGCGCGAGGTGGACGCGATCGGGCGGATCCGGCACCCGAACGTCGTGGAGATCCTCGACGTCGGGCGGCTCGACGACGGGCGGCCCTACTTCGCGATGGAGCTCCTCCAGGGCAGGAGCCTCGAGCAGCACCTGTTCGCCCGCGGGCGGCTCTCGGCGGACGAGGCGCTCGCGATCCTCGATCCGCTCTGCGGCGCCCTCGCCGCGGTCCACGCGCTCGGGATCATCCACCGCGACGTGAAGCCCTCGAACGTGATCCTGTGCGAGCGCGGCGGGGAGCTCAGGGTCGTGCTGCTCGACTTCGGCATCGCGAAGCTGCTCGGCGCGACGGATCTCTCGCTCACGTCGTCACGGCACGTCGTGGGGACGCCGGCGTTCATGTCGCCCGAGCAGCTCCTCAACCGGCCTGTCGACATGCGGACCGACGTCTATGCGCTCGGCGCGCTGCTCTACACGATGATCGCGGGATCCATGCCGTTCCTGGCGACCACGTATCCGGTGCTGCGCCACCTGCACCTGCACCAGGCGCCGCCCCGCCCGAGCCTGCACGCGCCGGTCGACCCGGCGTTCGACGATATCGTCGTGCGGGCCATGAGCAAGGATCCCGCGGGGCGCCACCCGGACGTCGCCGCGTTCCTTGGCGACGTCCGGGCCGCGACGGCGCGGATCGCGCGGACCGGCGCGGTGGAGGCGGGGCACATCCGGCGCCTCGCCATCGGGCTGCTCGTCGAGGTCCTCGCCGAGAGCCGCGCGCTCGAGGCCCCCACCGACGCTTTCCTGGCCGATTTCGAGGCGGTGGTCCCGGACGCCGTGGCCGCGCTCGCGCCCTCGGGGTTCTCGCCGCTCGCGATCACGAGCACCAGCGTGCTGCTCGCCGCGCCCTTTCGGCGCGACGAGCGCGGCACCGACGAGGCGCGCCACCGCGCGATCGCGGCCGCCATCGCGCTGCACACGCGGCTCGCCGGGCCGGGCCAGCGCGATCCCAGGATCAGCGTCCGCTTCTGCCTCCACGCCGGCGACGCGGTGCTCACCGAGGACGGCGTCCTGGTGGGCGGGAACCTCCTCGAGCTCTCCTCGTGCCTCCCGGAGACGGCGGAGCCGGGCGTGTACGCGTCGCCGGCCATGCTCGATGGCGTCGCGTTCCTGTCACACCGGGTCCCGGGCGCCGCCGGCGCCACGATCCCGATGCGCCGCGTGTTCGTGCGGTCGCCTGGCCGCGCCGCGGCGCCCGCCTAG
- a CDS encoding class I SAM-dependent methyltransferase, with amino-acid sequence MHITSRTLLFVLAGALAACAGSPPPVESAPPPPPAPAPAPPVAAPAAQPEAAAPPKADPEAEKKQAELAKLAEDTKAMEAKADKEAARFDDALKAEVKALIAANYPSAGAALRAALKGKHRTPGNAERDAARHPVETLEFFGLKQTSTVIELGAGEGWYTELLAPVLAKKGKLLITSFDPNGPEDSRNTLYGKRVKRLLEKSPDLFGKVDVIVIDRDSPKLGIEGKADLVIAIREAHNWHRNGKFDAYVAEAFKALKPGGVLGIEAHRAKPDANPDESAKQGYLPEAWVIQKIESAGFKLGGKSEVNANPKDTKDYPEGVWTLPPNFRLGDKDRARYAAIGESDRMTLKFVKPAR; translated from the coding sequence ATGCACATCACTTCAAGGACCTTGCTGTTCGTCCTCGCTGGCGCGCTCGCCGCCTGTGCGGGGAGCCCGCCGCCCGTCGAGAGCGCCCCGCCCCCGCCGCCGGCCCCCGCGCCGGCGCCGCCGGTCGCCGCGCCGGCCGCGCAGCCCGAGGCGGCGGCGCCGCCCAAGGCGGACCCGGAAGCCGAGAAGAAGCAGGCGGAGCTCGCCAAGCTCGCCGAGGATACGAAGGCGATGGAGGCCAAGGCCGACAAGGAGGCGGCGCGGTTCGACGACGCGCTCAAGGCCGAGGTCAAGGCGCTCATCGCGGCCAATTACCCGAGCGCGGGCGCCGCGCTGCGGGCGGCGCTCAAGGGGAAGCACCGCACCCCGGGCAACGCCGAGCGCGACGCCGCCCGGCATCCGGTCGAGACCCTGGAGTTCTTCGGCCTCAAGCAGACGAGCACGGTCATCGAGCTCGGGGCCGGCGAGGGCTGGTACACCGAGCTGCTCGCGCCGGTGCTCGCGAAGAAGGGCAAGCTCCTCATCACGTCGTTCGATCCGAACGGCCCCGAGGACTCGCGCAACACGCTCTATGGAAAGCGCGTGAAGCGCCTGCTCGAGAAGTCACCCGATCTGTTCGGCAAGGTCGATGTCATCGTGATCGATCGCGACAGCCCGAAGCTCGGGATCGAGGGCAAGGCCGACCTCGTCATCGCCATTCGCGAGGCCCACAACTGGCACCGGAACGGCAAGTTCGACGCCTACGTCGCCGAGGCGTTCAAGGCGCTCAAGCCCGGCGGCGTCCTCGGTATCGAGGCGCACCGCGCCAAGCCCGACGCCAACCCCGATGAGAGCGCGAAGCAGGGATACCTCCCGGAAGCGTGGGTGATCCAGAAGATCGAGTCGGCGGGCTTCAAGCTCGGCGGCAAGTCCGAGGTCAACGCGAATCCGAAGGACACGAAAGACTACCCGGAAGGGGTCTGGACCCTGCCGCCGAACTTCCGGCTCGGTGACAAGGACCGGGCGCGTTACGCCGCGATCGGCGAGAGCGACCGCATGACCCTCAAGTTCGTCAAGCCCGCCCGCTGA